The genomic stretch CAGAATCCTGGCAGCTTTTTTCTTGTTATCCCCAAGCACCATACCATACGCAGCGGCACACCCTATAGCCGGGGCGCCGCGCACCACCATTTTTTTAATGGCATATGCAACTTTTCCGATGCTGTCCGCTTCAAAAATTTTTAGTTGAAACGGCAGCTTTCGCTGATCGATTAGTTTAAGGTTTTCATCCCACCAGAGCGAATGCATTTCCTTCCCTTCTACAAGCATGCTATCTCCTCCCTTGCTTCCCGTAAACTTTTGCCGACTGCAATGCATCCGTGGTTTCTCAAATTGATGCACCTGCTGTTCTTCAGGGACTTAAGTACTTCCAGAGCGATCTCAAAACTTCCTGACGGTTTTTCCTTTTCGGTAGTTGGCAATTTTTCAAACGTGTTATGGATATGTATAATAGCGTTTATATCTTCGCGCCTATAAATCAACCAGTGCATTATCGTTTCTGCGGACGGCTCCTTTTGCCCTATCACCAGTGCAACGTTTCTTACAACATCATAATCGGCAACTTCAACAAAATCGCTTTCAGTTAATGAGCCCATATCCGCATTTCTCGCAGTAATGATAATCCTGCTTCCATATCTCACGCTCATGTTGCCCTCTCTTCCAATACCCTTATCAGCTAATTCTTTTCCAATAGATATCATCTCCCTGACAAAAGGGTTCCTTATTTTCTCTCTTCCAAGAAAAAACGTTTCAAAACTCATTTTATGGGAATGATGCAGAGAAATACGAAGTCGGCATCTCCGGCATTTTTGAACTGATGCACCTCGTTCGGTGAAACGAAAGCAAAATTACCTTCGCTCAGAGGCATTTCTTTTCCATTTCCATTTATTAATGTTCCTCTTCCGCTCAACACAAAAACTTCATGCTCCCAGTCATGCTTATGCAATGGGGTATGGCCGTCCTTTCCAATAACAAATCTGCGCATCGCAAAATTTGGAGCACCCAGCTTACCATCAACGAGCCACTGAATTGTTACGTTTTCCGCCCCTTCTTCGATTATTTTTTCAGCCTTTACATCCCTCTCATTTTTGACTATCATAAGCATGTAATGAAAAAAGAATTTAAATATTCATCTCAAACCAGCCTTTGTTCCTGTTCTCTAACAAAAATTTTTTCGGGTGTTTTCTGATAAGCCAGATAACTTAAGTCATCTAATATCCCAGGTTAGCATTATTCATTTCCCTTCTGCAAATTCATCTATCTCCAACTCCTTCAGCTTTTTTTCTTTTGGTATTCCTTTCTTATCCCATCCTCTTGCCGTGAAATAATCCTGGAGCATTTTTTTCTCTTCTTTCTCGGATACATAACTTCCTTTTGCCACCCCCTCAGGTATGGGATTTCTTATTTTCGGTGGAAGCTTTGAATCTTCTTTTTTCCATCCGCATTTTATGTTGAATATATGCTTCAAATTGTTGATTCTCTCGCCTACGACAAGCATCTCGTCTTCGCCCATTCTTTTTCCAATTGCAGCCTCGAGTATCTCCCCGAACCCCTCCAGCAGAAACATTCCCCTAGAAAATTTGCATACTCCAAGAGCATCATATACAGCCATGAAATTTTCCATGTCAGCTATTTCCTGTCCCTTGTTATCGGCACTGAATCGGTCTACTCCTTCATACTTCCAGAACTTCCCTGTAAGCTCAAGGGCATATGCACCGGAACGCAGATGGCATGCCCCTCGCGGCGACGACATGAATGCAAGAGCCATTCCCTTTATACCCCTCACATCATATGCAGGAGGCTCCATTCCCCGTACATGAACGGCATAATTCTCTGCCCCTTTGCCTAATTTCTCGGCCGCTCTTTTCACACCTTCTGCCAGTAAGTCCCCTATTCCATCCCTGTGTGCAATTTTCTCCACCATCTCCACAACAGCATCTCCATTTCCGAAATGCATATCCATGCCTGTCTCCTTTTCACTCAAAATCCCGTTCTCGTATAAATCCATTGCAAATCCTATCGCTCCTCCAGTAGATAGTGTATCAATCCCGTACAGATCGCATAACTCGTTTGCCTTTGCCACTGCCTCAACGCTTGCATTGCCGCAATTACCGCCCAAGGAAAACAATGTCTCATACTCAATGCCATCTATCTGCCCATCGTACTTCCCCTTTATAATAAATGCCTTTCCGCATGGCTTAACGCACTGAATGCATGCCTTATTTTTTATGACATATTTGGGAGCCCAGTAATATGGATCAATTCCTTTTCTTTCATCAAAAACTCCTTCTCTCCAGTTCCTTGTAGGAAACGTTCCCCGTTCTGCATTCATCCACTCCAGAAACTCTCCCGTTCCGTATTTTCCGTCGTCTTTGAAGGCAGGGCTTTCTATCATTGTTTTATACCATTTGTCAAACAGTTTCATCATTTTTTTAGAGTCTGCCACCTTTATGTCGTTACTGCCCCTTATTGCTATTGCCTTAAGATTTTTTGAGCCCATCACCGCTCCCAATCCTCCCCGTCCCGCCTGCCGTTCTTCTGAATCTATCACTGCATATCTGACTTTTTTTTCGCCTCCAAGTCCGATTGATGCAACGATAACATCTCCTTCATCTTTTTTTATTTCCTCTGTCGTCTCCCTTGTAGACACGCCCCACAGATGCTCTGCAGATTTTACCATCACTTCGTCATTGTCTATAAACAGATAAGACGGCTTATCGGCCATTCCACTGACAATCAATGCATCGTACCCGGCCTGCTTCAGTGCAAATCCTATTCTGCCGCCCATGAATCCTTCACCCCATCCACCTGTCAGCGGAGATTTTGCAAAAAAGCCTGTTTTTCCTGCGGTCGGGACAGCAGTTCCAACCAGCAATCCTGGAGCCATGACGAGCATATTCTCCCTGCTGAATGCATCGGCATTTCCAAGCACAAGTTTGTTCAGGAAATATGCCCCAAAGCCGTCCCCGCCCAAATATTTTAAAGCAAAACTATCTGCTATTTTCTGCCTTTTTCCTTCCTTTTTTGAAAGGTCAACCGTCATAATTTTGCCGCCGTAACAGCCATTTTCTACAACCATTTTATCCCTCCACCAATTCAAGTACGTTTTGAGAGCAGTATTTGGCGCACATGGGATCGCCACCGCATAAATCACATTTGTATGCCTTTCTTTCAAAAATCCACACAGCATCGATTGGGCATGCCTTTTCACAGGCTTTGCACCCCGTGCATTTGTCGTGATCTACATATACTGTCCCATTCTTTTTCTTCATTGCATCAAATTTACATGCATCAATGCATTCAAAATTGCAGTCCTTTCCGTGGGTACACAAATGCGGGATATCCTCCGTAACGCTTTTTTTCTCCACACATATGCCCGACTTTTTAGGATTCACAACATCCCAATGATGCATTGAACACACGATTTCACAGGTCATACATCCAGAACATTTCTCAGGAATTACTTTAACATACATTTTCTCCCTTTGGTGTAACATGAATGAAAAAATCGTTTAAAAATATTTGTTCATGCAGGCAATGCCAATGCCAGAATAAGAAACGGCAATCCGATCTTGGTTATCAGTATGCTCTTATTTTTCACCTTTGGGCTCCAGCCGTAGTCATCTAGCCTGTAAAACAGTAGCCACCCGTATTGGGAGAAGAAAGCGAATAATGAGAGAAATATTAATCTGAGCCATATCATCCCAGATATTTCGAAAAACGCATTCATTGCATGGTGGTAATACCCGACCTGGACATAGAATGAGCCAATGACAAGAAACATTGCTCCAAATGCCATCTGGAATTCACTATGAATCAACCCCTCTGCATATAAACATACTATCGCCCCGATTACTGAGAAGACCATGACCGGCCATCCCGCTGCGAGCGTTAGATAAATGGCTATTGACAGCAAAATTATCAGTGATGCTGACAGCAAAATTATCAATTTTTTTTTGCTGAGAGTCATCCTCTCTTCTATTTCATAATGATACAGGTCGTGAATTGTGTGGGAAAGGAGATAATGGGCAAGGAAGCCCCCCACCGAGGTGAGCAACAGTCCAGTCCAGTACATATCGCTGAAATTTTCGATTGCCCCGGTGCCATATGCAAAGAAAGAACCCAATACCGGGAATAGCCCCCCTGTCATAATACAAGTCAAAATTGTAAACGAAGAAGTCATTCCTTTTTTTTCCAATGGCATTATACCGTCACACCCACCTTTCTGGTCATTTTATTTGTTATATAAATCGGTGCTTCTTTCATCAGTCTCTTGTATATATTGTCAGGTATCAACGGCGAACTTGCTATTTCCTGTGATTTTTTTACATATTTCACCATCCCCTTCTGGTATACTTCCTGAAGGCTCGTCCCTCTTTTTTCAAGTTCTTCTTCTATCGAAATTTTGCCATTTTTTAGCAGTCCGATCACTTTTTCGTTCAGGTTTTTTCCATATGCAGTTATGAGAGGCATTATAATACCATCTTCTATTTTTCCCTCGGCTATGTCTACCAGATCATCAGCAAGTTGATATGCAAGCCCCACATTCTTCCCATATTCAGCCATGAGCGATATGACTTCTTGAGATGCCTGTGCTTCTATGGCCCCTGCCCTGCATGCCGCAGCGAAAAGTGATGCAGTTTTCATTTCTATTACTTTAAAATATTCCTTTACAAGCATTTCAGACGAATTCCCTCCGTTGAATATCTTTTCCAGATGGTCATTGAGATCTATGTCTTCTATTTGACCGACGACTGTCTTGTCCCAGGTATCGAGAAAAATTTTTGCATTTTCGAGCCCGTGCTCGACAGATATGCGAAATGCATTGCTTATCATTTGGTGACCGGTGAGAATTGCACTGCCTATTCCGTTTTTTATGTACAATGCGGGCTTGCCTCTCCTGCTTACATCTCCATCCATTATATCATCATGGATGAGGGAGGCGGAGTGGGCCAGCTCAACCCCCAAGGCACTTTCCAGGGCCCTGTTGTATCTCTCATTGTTTTCCCCACTGCAAGCCCTGAAAGATAAGATAAGCATAATCGGGCGGAGCAGTTTTCCGCCTTCAAGAGCATATCTCACATCATTATTTTTTACCTTCCTGTCAATCTCCCTTTTCATCTCCTCCTGAACGTGTGAGACAAACCCCTGAAATGTGAGTGATTTCCCCATGGGCATTGTAAAACCTAATCAGCATTTAATATAAGAACCTAACGCCCATCAAAAAGCTTTAATTTCTCTAGGTATTTATTGATGGCATACCATGAAAAGCATCTTGGCTATTGTCATTGCCTTCCTCTTTTTAATGCCCGTGAGTGGATACGTTGGAAATACGAATTTTGAGGGAAACAATATGGCTGCAATAGAACATGATGTCATGGCTGAATTCAACCATCAGATAGAAATTTCACCTGGAGAAGACTATTACATTCATTTTTCTCCAGAATCGGGCATAGACGCCAAAAGTACCGTTCCATACGCCCATAATCTTTCACAAAAAGAAAAAATGGCCATCAGCCGTTCGCCTTCCTGGATTCAGCGTGATCTGGCCAAACAATTTGAGTTTATAGACGAAAAATATGCAGATTTATTGTTGAATGTGGAAAAAAAGTATGTCGATGAAATAGCCTTTTCGATAGCACACTCGCCGGTTGGGGCAATTCCCCCGCTAGAAATATTGTTTGATAATGCCTACTTTATTTACGAAAATGATCGTTTTCTCGATTATGTGGAAGTAGTGGACATTGACAACGGAAACGGTTATTACTCGACAATACGATATCGCGTTCTTGAGGGTGGTGAGGAAAAGGAGATTTTATGCCCTCCTTACAAATATTATTGGTTTGTCGTTTCGCCAAAAGCAACCACTGAAAATGCCACCTACATATACGGTAAGTTCTGGCGGGACTATCTTTTTTACCATAATGATATGGGCTATCCCCTGTTGATGGAAAAGTTATCCGGGATAAAGTATCTGTGGGACTGCCAGTCGTATCGTCCTCCAGCCCATAGAATGTGGAAATACAGCATGGAAAATCATCCGACAGCCGTAGAAGCAATAAATTACTGGGTCGGAAAGAATCTGCCCGCCCTTGCGACTGGTGACCGCCCTTCCCAGCCGAATAAGGTATGCCATGAGCATAACGGGTTTTGCGGAGAAATTCAGGAACTGTCAGCCGCCGCCCTGAGAACTGCCCTGATTCCGAGCGTGCCTATCAACTGCCTGGGGGAAGACCACGTATGGTGCGAGTTCTGGGAGCGTGGATGGCATGAATTTGATGAATGGTGGGCAGACGGAGGCGGCAGTATCGATAACTTTGGCGAATACCGCTATGGGTGGCACAAAATCATGTCCGCCCTTTTTGCCTGGAAGGGAGACAGCTCCACATATGATGTGACCGACCATTACATAAATGAGGAAGATAGGGGAACCGTAAAAGTTGTTGTGCAGGACATTTTTGGGAATCCTGTAGATGGGGCACGCGTTACAGTCTTTGGCTCGTGGAAGGCAAATGATTTTAAGGATAGAATGTGGAACAAGGTAATAGATGGGCTTTGGTCAAGGCTGCCTGATGACGTAAGAAAAAAATGGCAGGAGAATTATACAATGATAAAAGAATGGTATCATGAGCGTGTCCCCGGGCTGATTCCGTGGGTAATACCGAGCATATGGAACTACACTGATGTAAAAGGTGAGTGCACTTTTCATCTGGGTGCGGGACATTCGTACTTCTTCGCATTGCAGAAAGAGGAGATGTTATATTTTGGGCCGTGGGGTATTGGAAAGAGCAACGCTCCCCATTACATGATAACAATTTTTCCGAATGACACCAGGGCAGTCAAAATAACTTTTGTTCTCCCCGACGGTA from Candidatus Thermoplasmatota archaeon encodes the following:
- a CDS encoding class II aldolase/adducin family protein — its product is MSFETFFLGREKIRNPFVREMISIGKELADKGIGREGNMSVRYGSRIIITARNADMGSLTESDFVEVADYDVVRNVALVIGQKEPSAETIMHWLIYRREDINAIIHIHNTFEKLPTTEKEKPSGSFEIALEVLKSLKNSRCINLRNHGCIAVGKSLREAREEIACL
- a CDS encoding cupin domain-containing protein; this encodes MIVKNERDVKAEKIIEEGAENVTIQWLVDGKLGAPNFAMRRFVIGKDGHTPLHKHDWEHEVFVLSGRGTLINGNGKEMPLSEGNFAFVSPNEVHQFKNAGDADFVFLCIIPIK
- a CDS encoding aldehyde ferredoxin oxidoreductase family protein, whose product is MVVENGCYGGKIMTVDLSKKEGKRQKIADSFALKYLGGDGFGAYFLNKLVLGNADAFSRENMLVMAPGLLVGTAVPTAGKTGFFAKSPLTGGWGEGFMGGRIGFALKQAGYDALIVSGMADKPSYLFIDNDEVMVKSAEHLWGVSTRETTEEIKKDEGDVIVASIGLGGEKKVRYAVIDSEERQAGRGGLGAVMGSKNLKAIAIRGSNDIKVADSKKMMKLFDKWYKTMIESPAFKDDGKYGTGEFLEWMNAERGTFPTRNWREGVFDERKGIDPYYWAPKYVIKNKACIQCVKPCGKAFIIKGKYDGQIDGIEYETLFSLGGNCGNASVEAVAKANELCDLYGIDTLSTGGAIGFAMDLYENGILSEKETGMDMHFGNGDAVVEMVEKIAHRDGIGDLLAEGVKRAAEKLGKGAENYAVHVRGMEPPAYDVRGIKGMALAFMSSPRGACHLRSGAYALELTGKFWKYEGVDRFSADNKGQEIADMENFMAVYDALGVCKFSRGMFLLEGFGEILEAAIGKRMGEDEMLVVGERINNLKHIFNIKCGWKKEDSKLPPKIRNPIPEGVAKGSYVSEKEEKKMLQDYFTARGWDKKGIPKEKKLKELEIDEFAEGK
- a CDS encoding 4Fe-4S binding protein, whose product is MYVKVIPEKCSGCMTCEIVCSMHHWDVVNPKKSGICVEKKSVTEDIPHLCTHGKDCNFECIDACKFDAMKKKNGTVYVDHDKCTGCKACEKACPIDAVWIFERKAYKCDLCGGDPMCAKYCSQNVLELVEG
- a CDS encoding polyprenyl synthetase family protein codes for the protein MPMGKSLTFQGFVSHVQEEMKREIDRKVKNNDVRYALEGGKLLRPIMLILSFRACSGENNERYNRALESALGVELAHSASLIHDDIMDGDVSRRGKPALYIKNGIGSAILTGHQMISNAFRISVEHGLENAKIFLDTWDKTVVGQIEDIDLNDHLEKIFNGGNSSEMLVKEYFKVIEMKTASLFAAACRAGAIEAQASQEVISLMAEYGKNVGLAYQLADDLVDIAEGKIEDGIIMPLITAYGKNLNEKVIGLLKNGKISIEEELEKRGTSLQEVYQKGMVKYVKKSQEIASSPLIPDNIYKRLMKEAPIYITNKMTRKVGVTV
- a CDS encoding Ig-like domain-containing protein, which produces MKSILAIVIAFLFLMPVSGYVGNTNFEGNNMAAIEHDVMAEFNHQIEISPGEDYYIHFSPESGIDAKSTVPYAHNLSQKEKMAISRSPSWIQRDLAKQFEFIDEKYADLLLNVEKKYVDEIAFSIAHSPVGAIPPLEILFDNAYFIYENDRFLDYVEVVDIDNGNGYYSTIRYRVLEGGEEKEILCPPYKYYWFVVSPKATTENATYIYGKFWRDYLFYHNDMGYPLLMEKLSGIKYLWDCQSYRPPAHRMWKYSMENHPTAVEAINYWVGKNLPALATGDRPSQPNKVCHEHNGFCGEIQELSAAALRTALIPSVPINCLGEDHVWCEFWERGWHEFDEWWADGGGSIDNFGEYRYGWHKIMSALFAWKGDSSTYDVTDHYINEEDRGTVKVVVQDIFGNPVDGARVTVFGSWKANDFKDRMWNKVIDGLWSRLPDDVRKKWQENYTMIKEWYHERVPGLIPWVIPSIWNYTDVKGECTFHLGAGHSYFFALQKEEMLYFGPWGIGKSNAPHYMITIFPNDTRAVKITFVLPDGMLSFKKENVVQSPEEGDYEFDVAFDTSAYQIQRNIWDWEDGKEKVDYGKEEVSSAIKFFIVDKENFGRYKQGDAFDCYEYLCSNSGDLIFNASSTEWYLVFRNDAKRSTIVLNISASFKTNIGGDYICMTYPWSDVFDEPIFNIGDIVTLKGRATTDGYIQIAGQTFDVLGDWKVCWNTSYLRPGEYTIRTVCGSFEKRYNIRLVDSSPPVLSVNSPLDKSIIDGTVLVKGRAYDNVEIDKVELKIGEKCITLSENFSYEWNTSPGDYAMIIKATDWQGLETMKMIAVAVNESGNDWGPAINGVWYTPENPANESNVVIYADVTEGSPFSIKKVEVEVNGEIKEMYRYADNPVQPRHEEDPLKNESNMPAYGVELGQFSSGDVIKFRIRAYDNANNTALSEETIIRVT